A segment of the Pseudoliparis swirei isolate HS2019 ecotype Mariana Trench chromosome 4, NWPU_hadal_v1, whole genome shotgun sequence genome:
ATGTCCTCCAGCATGTCGGAGAAGCTGGGGTCGAACATGGTGTCCGCCTCGTCGACCACGAAGAAGCTCAGCTCGCTCAAGTCCAGGCAGCGTCTCCGCAGGGCCTTGGTCAAAGCGCCCGGCGTGGCCACCAAGACATCCGGATGATCCCTCTTGAAGACCATTTTGATGTGTCCCACGCCGCGCCCCCCACCCACACTGCTCGTCTTTAAGCCCAGCGGGGCGCACAGCGCCCGGGACACGGCCGCCACTTGCTCGGCGAGCTCTCGGGAAGGCACCAGGACGACGGCGCGGATCTTTTGCGCGCTCCCGGCGTACACGTCCGACTCCTTATCGCCGTGCAGCCGGTGGACGAGAGGCAGGAGGTAACTCAGCGTCTTGCCGCTGCCCGTCTCCGCGGCGCAGAGGACGTTGTGACCTTTCATGACCTTCGGGATGGTCTGCAGCTGTACGGTGGTGGGACGGGTGATGTTGATGTGGTCCAAAGCTTCCACCAGCGGCTTGCAGATGCGCAGGTTGTGAAAAGTCACGGGCGCTTTCTGTTCAACGCCCTCGTCGGCGTGCTCGGCAACAAAAGGCGCAACAGTCTTCACGTTGTTGATGCTGAAATAGTCACCGAATGATTTGTTGTGCTTCCAGCCCTGCGTGCAAAGAGTCAGCTCCTCGAACTTCCCATGAGTGTACGCCGCGGATTGGTTCAGATCCGGGTGCTTGCTCTGGATCAGGAGTTTTCCAGCTTTGATGGTGTTGATTTTATGTTGGCCTCGAGTCTGTTTCACGTTGTCGACGCGCCGCTGCATGGAGCGCGGGACACGGATAACCGTCTCCTCCTTCGGCGCGGCTGCTGTTCGACAATAACGAATCTGACTAACGGAGCAACGGACACGACAGCAAGCCGACACTTTGACAAACTCACGGTGGTTTATTCCGCTCGAGCAGAGAGCTCGCGACACAGCCGAAGCCACATAGCCGACCTTCACGGAGTGCATTGTGTCGTTTAACTCCGCTCGCGAGCTGCCCAAAAAAGGTCCGCTGACGAGAATATAAAAGACAATAAACgactaaaggatgaagacgaCACCAGTTCAGTGAACTGAGAAGATTACAAGTAGCTTCACATATTCAAAAACAACACGTAGCATTCCTGTTCAGCTTGACAGCAGCGCAGCCATGCTTTCTTGACGAGTGTTGATGACGTCAAGTCGGCGGGGAGTGATGACAAATGGCAACAGCAGTTTTCTTATTCACATTTTATTCAAAATGGTcagcaaaataaagaaataaacattaatggaaaaagaaaatgcaagAGTTCATGAGAATTATACAAAAAGAAAttgataaaaaagtaaaaatccggataattaattaattataattcATATTAACTAAATAAACCTATTATATAAGTTTCGATAGCCTTTTTGTTCACAAAGGTTTTAGCTTTAATATTATTCACATACAATTTATTGAGTTCTCAAGGTATAATCATTCATATAGATTCAGATTTGTGTAGCATTAACACACTGGTAAATACAGTTTTAAATGGTAAACCTTTTATAGTTCTAATACTTCAAAAGCCCTAACATAAGGCACGTTTAATGCAGCTGTTCCCAAATTCTTTCGGTCAAGCCCTTCTCCccgcctttttaaaaataatatagaaACTCTGgacatattttaaaaacttttaaatgttttcaaaaCCTTCAACATTTAACTAATTTAATTAAAGAAAGCAGTCCATTCAGAAGTCATTGTATTTTTTAAGATTAACAAAGGTTAGAAATATTTCAACAACTGTAATATTTTTACAGTCgaaaaagatgaataaaaaagtCAGTTTGTCGAAAAAAgcataaaagtcatagtatagcatTCACATTTATTATTACAAAGTAATAGTATCGTATAtagaaaaaaggttttaaaagtcatagtatttttgttttaagtCATAAAAGAACATGTCgaaaaaagaattaaaatgtcatCGTATGTtgaaaaaagtaaaatgtgtCCTGGGAGACAGAACCCGATGGTCCCTCGTTCCTgtgtgaagagaggagaaccttccagaaggacaactaTCTGTGCAGCACTCTACTACGTTTACTACTATTACTGTGACAGTAAAATCCTTTAGTTTACAGGTTTTAAtcgattgtttgtttgtttgtttgtgtattttattcagtcaatcaaatcaaatacaatataatattatcctatataatatacaaaagagaaagactgaaaaggtataggtagaagcaaaaaatgcttataa
Coding sequences within it:
- the ddx28 gene encoding probable ATP-dependent RNA helicase DDX28, with translation MHSVKVGYVASAVSRALCSSGINHREFVKVSACCRVRCSVSQIRYCRTAAAPKEETVIRVPRSMQRRVDNVKQTRGQHKINTIKAGKLLIQSKHPDLNQSAAYTHGKFEELTLCTQGWKHNKSFGDYFSINNVKTVAPFVAEHADEGVEQKAPVTFHNLRICKPLVEALDHINITRPTTVQLQTIPKVMKGHNVLCAAETGSGKTLSYLLPLVHRLHGDKESDVYAGSAQKIRAVVLVPSRELAEQVAAVSRALCAPLGLKTSSVGGGRGVGHIKMVFKRDHPDVLVATPGALTKALRRRCLDLSELSFFVVDEADTMFDPSFSDMLEDILLHANIARDPKETRGPGHKAQLLVVGATFPGGVGEVLSQVTDLGSLVVIKSKMLHHLMPHVKQSFLKVRGADKILELNQALKLLQQKKGGGATLVFCNKSTTVNWLGYSLDEMGVRHARLQGEMPAVVRAGIFRSFQKGGQADVLVCTDIASRGLDTSRVSLVVNYDAPESHTDYIHRAGRVGRAGGVEGGEVLSFITHPWDVELVQKIETAARRRTSLPGMESEIHEPKPKEVELEEEE